The Marinobacter sp. ANT_B65 genome has a segment encoding these proteins:
- a CDS encoding acyltransferase has translation MRHTLKRTIKNLFLLLALPFYGLYLLLSVLGNPDGTFQTFSQLLSLIPGKTGIYLRAAFYRLACPETSDDILIGFLTVFSHRDTSIHKGVYIGPQCNIGKCTIGENTLLGSGVHILSGKKQHHFKDPKLPIKEQGGVFQKISIGNDCWIGNSSVVMCNIANHSIIAAGAIVTRDLIQEGTVVAGNPAAVISQRELEGLSK, from the coding sequence ATGCGCCATACACTAAAAAGAACCATCAAAAACCTCTTTCTTTTACTGGCCCTGCCCTTCTATGGCCTGTACCTGCTTCTCAGTGTACTGGGCAACCCGGACGGCACATTCCAGACCTTCTCTCAATTACTCAGTCTGATTCCGGGGAAAACCGGAATTTACCTTCGGGCAGCATTTTACCGGCTTGCTTGCCCGGAAACCTCAGACGACATTCTCATAGGATTTCTGACCGTCTTTTCCCACAGGGATACGTCTATCCATAAAGGCGTGTACATTGGCCCACAGTGCAACATTGGGAAATGCACGATCGGTGAGAACACACTCCTGGGTAGTGGCGTACACATATTAAGTGGGAAAAAACAGCATCACTTCAAAGATCCAAAATTACCGATAAAAGAACAAGGAGGAGTATTTCAAAAAATATCTATCGGTAACGACTGCTGGATTGGAAATAGCTCCGTTGTAATGTGCAATATTGCTAATCATTCAATAATTGCTGCGGGTGCCATTGTAACAAGAGACCTGATTCAAGAAGGGACAGTGGTTGCTGGGAACCCCGCTGCTGTAATTAGTCAACGCGAGTTAGAAGGGTTATCCAAATGA
- a CDS encoding lipopolysaccharide biosynthesis protein, giving the protein MSISQKVIKSAGFLFGLQLIHRGLGIISTLILARLLTPDHFGIVALVTIALQFFELLVETGNRQYIIQKSVLEDEDLDTAWTLDFLSKSLIALIIICTSSFVAAWFDEPELTLALAVAALALPIRALKTPGMLRLARQINYKPLFKLSLWQKGISFLTVITIALIHPSYWAIIAGNLVAAVIFTVGSYQVDSYRPGWSLKKLREQWGFSQWLLLRGIVGFTRSQIDNLMVSRLFGTAQLGGYNLVREVSLLPALSAIIPMSEPLLAAIADSKADPKALAYRIRLSLALMITVLTPVTAFIMLYPELIIRVLLGPDWSEYSPLLEPFGLFFFTFCLFALVSDAIIAQGKVKLLFWFDVISTLLIIAVLWLTATGGLEIMAWVRGWLSVATTVALLLILEQQTRFSLIKLLFLCIPTLAGTSLAVAVVQSLDLSGSHFLVQFLVLGTLHVITAALCTGVIGFLLLKGTEEWGQLRYLVNQARKK; this is encoded by the coding sequence ATGTCAATCAGTCAAAAAGTTATCAAAAGTGCCGGGTTTCTATTCGGTTTGCAGCTCATACATCGTGGTTTAGGGATCATCAGCACGCTTATCCTTGCACGACTGCTGACTCCGGATCATTTTGGCATCGTTGCACTGGTTACCATCGCATTACAGTTTTTCGAATTATTGGTCGAAACCGGCAACCGGCAATACATCATTCAAAAGTCCGTACTTGAAGACGAAGATCTTGATACCGCATGGACCCTGGATTTTCTGTCAAAATCCCTGATTGCCCTGATTATTATCTGCACCTCGTCTTTTGTTGCAGCCTGGTTCGATGAGCCCGAACTTACTCTCGCTCTTGCGGTCGCCGCACTGGCTCTGCCGATACGGGCACTGAAAACACCAGGAATGCTTCGCCTTGCACGACAGATAAACTATAAACCCCTTTTCAAATTAAGCCTCTGGCAAAAGGGAATCTCCTTTTTGACCGTAATTACAATTGCACTTATCCATCCCAGCTATTGGGCAATCATAGCGGGGAATCTGGTTGCTGCCGTTATTTTCACTGTTGGCTCTTATCAGGTAGATTCCTACAGGCCTGGCTGGTCTTTGAAAAAACTTCGTGAGCAGTGGGGGTTTTCTCAATGGTTACTTTTAAGAGGCATCGTTGGATTTACCCGTTCTCAAATTGACAATCTGATGGTCTCCCGCCTGTTTGGAACCGCCCAACTAGGTGGCTATAACCTGGTACGTGAAGTCAGTCTGTTGCCGGCACTTTCAGCCATAATCCCCATGAGCGAACCTTTACTGGCCGCGATCGCAGACAGTAAAGCAGACCCCAAAGCTCTCGCTTACCGTATACGTTTGAGCCTTGCGTTGATGATAACAGTGCTAACACCGGTGACCGCCTTCATCATGCTGTACCCCGAACTCATCATCCGGGTACTGCTTGGCCCGGACTGGTCAGAGTATTCCCCGTTGCTGGAACCCTTCGGGCTATTTTTCTTCACCTTCTGCCTGTTCGCTCTGGTGAGCGATGCCATCATCGCCCAAGGGAAGGTCAAACTGCTTTTCTGGTTCGATGTCATCTCAACCTTATTGATCATTGCCGTCCTCTGGCTGACAGCGACAGGTGGCCTGGAGATTATGGCCTGGGTTCGGGGCTGGCTGTCTGTTGCAACCACGGTTGCGCTGTTGCTGATACTGGAACAACAAACAAGGTTCTCGTTAATCAAGCTTCTCTTCCTGTGCATCCCGACTCTCGCAGGAACGTCATTGGCTGTTGCTGTGGTTCAGTCACTGGATCTTTCAGGCAGCCACTTTCTGGTTCAGTTTTTGGTTCTTGGTACCCTGCATGTAATAACAGCCGCACTATGTACCGGGGTAATTGGTTTTTTACTGCTCAAGGGGACAGAGGAATGGGGCCAGCTTCGCTACCTCGTAAACCAGGCCCGTAAAAAATGA
- a CDS encoding CDP-alcohol phosphatidyltransferase family protein, with product MDNNTEFQALKAREWSLYSERGDYFTRWFGLPVSLQITRLYLKLGLNENHASASMLITGLIGAALMILGPWGIFLGASFLVLHYLFDYVDGQIARHRGRASVNGAVLDRWNHFLVETATFPCLAFGLYLYNDQIWPWIAVWILYIWNRFRVLLAQLPANILAEELSRYPRFEREMMRMNLSKEEAPSGNAAPKPTQAGKKKSRVARIRSSVSRFRVASTSYNGFTMLLWFGAALDLIAGYLFSTDGIIEMIVIILAVYAVFNIIDYSWTYIRSDRVALELSSRLKTFSK from the coding sequence ATGGATAACAATACTGAGTTCCAAGCGCTTAAAGCACGCGAATGGTCTCTTTACTCAGAAAGAGGCGACTATTTTACCCGCTGGTTTGGCTTGCCGGTTTCGCTACAGATCACCAGGCTGTATCTGAAACTGGGGTTGAATGAAAACCATGCATCAGCCTCTATGCTCATCACCGGCCTTATCGGAGCTGCACTGATGATACTGGGTCCATGGGGGATATTCCTGGGGGCATCTTTTCTTGTACTGCATTATCTTTTCGATTACGTGGATGGCCAGATTGCAAGGCATCGTGGCCGCGCCAGTGTGAACGGTGCTGTACTCGATCGCTGGAATCATTTCCTCGTAGAAACAGCCACCTTTCCTTGCCTGGCGTTTGGTTTGTATCTGTATAATGATCAGATCTGGCCATGGATTGCGGTCTGGATTCTCTATATCTGGAACAGGTTTCGGGTTTTGCTCGCCCAGTTACCTGCAAATATATTAGCGGAAGAGCTATCACGATACCCAAGGTTCGAGCGTGAGATGATGCGGATGAACCTTTCGAAGGAAGAGGCTCCATCCGGGAATGCAGCCCCCAAACCCACCCAGGCAGGCAAGAAGAAAAGCCGGGTTGCCCGAATCAGGTCTTCTGTTTCCCGTTTTCGGGTAGCGAGCACGTCCTACAACGGTTTTACAATGCTCCTCTGGTTTGGGGCAGCACTGGATCTCATTGCCGGATACCTTTTTTCGACGGATGGGATTATTGAAATGATAGTGATCATCCTGGCGGTTTATGCGGTTTTTAACATTATTGATTATTCCTGGACTTACATTCGCTCAGACAGAGTAGCTCTGGAGCTCTCCTCCCGGCTGAAAACCTTTTCAAAGTGA
- a CDS encoding SLC13 family permease yields MDWQGILTLATLFSVLSALMLTRVSADLVLMAALAFLLIMGIVAPGEALAGFGNPGVITIATLYVVAGGLKETGAVQWIARRLLGHPKTAKGAQLRMIAPTGLLSAFMNNTAVVAMFIPAIQDWARRLGIPASKLLLPLSYAAILGGTCTLIGTSTNLVVDGLLQSELGIQLGVFELAWVGVPLLLSGGAFLVMFGSKLLPDRGSARDELAQVREYGVEVEVVSPGPLIGKSIAEAGLRALNYGYLAEIDRDGRLITAVGPDRVLQAGDKLYFIGAPECATELRRIQGLKPANGNVHKLDVSNHQRCLVEVVLGPEFPALGQTIRDSQFRTRFNAVIFSLAREGRRVPGKLGDITLKIGDTLLLEASHQFVAQYHSRRDFLLVSALSDSTPPDFRKAPIALCILALMVLASASGLLPIMEAAFLAAGGMIVSGCLTANRARLSIDLSVLIVISASFALGNAMTITGAADWIVDGILGTGDLSPWQVLILVYLLTVLFTELITNNAAAVLMFPIALSLAERLDVSVLPFAVAVMFAASASFITPLGYQTNLMVYGPGRYRGTDYIKIGLPMSLIVGGVAILLIPLIWGF; encoded by the coding sequence ATGGACTGGCAAGGAATTCTCACTCTAGCAACACTCTTCTCAGTCCTGTCCGCTCTAATGCTAACTCGCGTTTCGGCAGATCTGGTCCTTATGGCTGCGCTGGCCTTTTTGCTGATTATGGGCATCGTTGCTCCAGGCGAAGCTCTGGCCGGCTTTGGCAATCCGGGTGTTATAACAATTGCCACCTTATATGTTGTTGCTGGAGGACTGAAAGAAACTGGGGCCGTGCAGTGGATCGCCCGGCGATTGCTGGGTCATCCTAAAACAGCCAAAGGCGCACAATTACGGATGATTGCACCAACCGGACTTCTAAGTGCGTTCATGAACAACACTGCTGTAGTGGCCATGTTCATTCCCGCCATTCAGGATTGGGCCCGGAGGTTGGGCATTCCTGCTTCAAAACTCCTTTTGCCGCTCAGTTACGCGGCTATTCTTGGCGGGACCTGCACCTTGATTGGCACCAGTACCAACCTGGTTGTTGACGGGCTTCTTCAGTCCGAGCTTGGCATCCAACTGGGTGTATTTGAGCTGGCCTGGGTTGGTGTGCCGCTGCTACTGTCTGGTGGAGCTTTCCTGGTCATGTTCGGCTCAAAGCTATTGCCAGATCGCGGTAGTGCAAGGGATGAACTGGCCCAGGTTCGGGAATACGGTGTTGAAGTTGAAGTGGTCAGCCCAGGGCCTTTAATTGGTAAATCGATTGCTGAAGCCGGGCTACGCGCCCTTAACTACGGGTATCTGGCTGAAATTGACCGGGATGGTCGGCTGATTACTGCTGTCGGGCCCGATCGAGTGCTACAGGCTGGCGATAAACTATATTTCATTGGTGCCCCAGAGTGTGCTACCGAATTACGGCGTATTCAGGGGCTCAAGCCCGCCAATGGTAATGTGCATAAACTGGATGTTTCGAATCACCAGCGTTGCCTCGTTGAGGTTGTTCTCGGACCAGAGTTTCCTGCGCTTGGACAAACCATTCGCGATAGCCAGTTTCGTACCCGTTTTAACGCAGTTATATTTTCTCTTGCTCGCGAAGGCCGACGGGTTCCCGGTAAGTTAGGTGATATAACCCTTAAAATTGGTGATACCTTGCTGCTTGAAGCCAGTCACCAATTTGTAGCTCAGTACCACTCACGACGTGACTTCTTGTTGGTTAGCGCGTTGAGCGATTCGACGCCACCAGACTTTCGCAAAGCGCCGATAGCTTTATGTATTCTGGCTTTAATGGTTTTAGCTAGCGCGAGTGGATTGCTGCCCATTATGGAGGCTGCGTTTCTAGCCGCAGGCGGCATGATTGTTTCCGGTTGCCTAACAGCGAACCGGGCCCGGCTTAGTATAGATTTATCTGTACTGATTGTTATTTCCGCCTCCTTTGCGCTTGGCAATGCTATGACAATAACCGGCGCAGCAGACTGGATCGTAGATGGCATACTCGGGACCGGGGACCTGTCCCCGTGGCAAGTCCTGATTCTCGTTTATCTATTGACAGTGCTATTTACCGAACTGATTACCAATAACGCTGCCGCCGTGCTGATGTTCCCAATAGCACTGTCTCTGGCCGAGCGACTGGACGTAAGTGTGCTGCCCTTTGCAGTTGCTGTCATGTTCGCAGCATCAGCGTCTTTTATCACTCCGCTTGGTTACCAGACTAATCTTATGGTTTATGGCCCGGGACGGTACCGGGGTACAGACTATATAAAAATTGGTCTGCCGATGAGCCTGATTGTAGGTGGTGTTGCGATCTTGCTTATCCCTCTAATCTGGGGGTTTTAA
- the cysC gene encoding adenylyl-sulfate kinase, with amino-acid sequence MEDNIVWHDHKVVRSQRAENKNQKPCILWFTGLSGSGKSTVANALDVALHNRGYHTFLLDGDNVRHGLCSDLGFSDSDRVENIRRIGEVSKLFADAGLIVLSAFISPFNSDRRMVRKLFPAGEFIEVYMNTPLATCEERDPKGLYQKARAGEIKQFTGIDSPYEIPAHPEISLDTSSTSVTDCVESLMNYLLDRKLITT; translated from the coding sequence TTGGAAGACAATATTGTTTGGCACGATCACAAAGTGGTGCGTTCTCAGCGAGCCGAGAACAAAAACCAGAAGCCCTGCATACTCTGGTTTACAGGCCTGAGTGGGTCCGGAAAATCTACCGTCGCCAATGCGCTGGATGTGGCATTGCACAATCGCGGCTATCACACGTTCCTGTTAGATGGAGATAACGTCCGCCACGGCTTGTGCAGCGACTTGGGCTTTTCCGATAGCGACCGGGTGGAAAATATCCGCCGCATTGGAGAAGTGAGTAAGCTGTTTGCTGATGCAGGTTTGATTGTTCTAAGCGCCTTTATCTCACCCTTCAACAGTGATCGGCGCATGGTACGTAAGCTATTTCCTGCGGGTGAGTTTATAGAGGTGTATATGAACACTCCTCTAGCAACCTGCGAAGAGCGTGATCCCAAGGGGCTCTATCAAAAAGCACGTGCAGGTGAAATCAAACAGTTCACCGGTATTGACTCACCGTATGAAATACCCGCCCACCCGGAAATTAGTCTGGATACATCCAGCACCTCAGTGACTGATTGCGTTGAATCCTTGATGAACTACCTTCTCGACCGAAAGTTGATCACAACTTAA
- a CDS encoding THxN family PEP-CTERM protein: MNHTIKKTLLSSLIVPFALGAQSASAALVTDWGYQVESVFENATATAGLGTLSGNNTSTLSWGVGAGPQSSVSITDVNEASGLMTDGGYVDGGVFTHTNNILPSQGLALDSFDLTSALTLTPFAPDPGASLPASATTFQSFFIETANVAPCVEAAGIPCADIFTIGDVTGSTLNEFGNFEFNSSFGYDGYVYTVFLELAGLATLADDSCAAAGASSGCVGLVTEEGAVTDFQTRFRITATEMVPEPGTLALLGMGLAGLGLSRRKKAAKS, translated from the coding sequence ATGAACCACACTATTAAAAAAACGCTTCTGTCATCCCTTATCGTGCCCTTTGCACTGGGTGCGCAGTCTGCCAGCGCGGCGCTGGTAACCGATTGGGGTTATCAGGTTGAAAGCGTATTCGAAAATGCTACTGCAACCGCTGGTCTGGGCACGCTTTCTGGAAACAACACCAGCACCTTGTCCTGGGGGGTTGGCGCTGGGCCACAGTCTTCTGTCTCGATTACCGATGTCAACGAGGCCAGTGGTCTTATGACCGATGGCGGCTATGTTGACGGTGGTGTGTTTACCCACACCAACAATATTCTGCCATCCCAAGGCCTCGCCTTGGATAGCTTTGATCTGACATCTGCGCTGACTCTTACGCCTTTCGCTCCGGATCCCGGAGCCTCTTTGCCTGCGTCTGCGACTACGTTCCAGAGTTTCTTTATAGAAACGGCAAACGTTGCTCCTTGTGTTGAAGCAGCGGGTATTCCCTGTGCGGATATATTCACCATTGGGGACGTCACAGGCTCAACGCTGAATGAATTCGGCAACTTCGAATTCAACTCATCATTTGGCTATGATGGTTACGTCTACACTGTGTTCCTGGAACTGGCCGGGCTGGCCACTCTGGCTGATGACAGTTGTGCCGCAGCGGGTGCTTCAAGCGGTTGTGTTGGTCTTGTGACTGAGGAAGGCGCTGTTACCGACTTCCAGACACGCTTCCGTATCACAGCTACCGAGATGGTGCCTGAGCCAGGAACACTGGCGCTGTTGGGCATGGGTCTGGCAGGGCTTGGTCTGTCTCGCAGGAAAAAAGCAGCAAAGTCATAA
- a CDS encoding PEP-CTERM/exosortase system-associated acyltransferase: protein MQTGFALQQKAEQTHTDLTDIDVSTIFNSVFSVQLATSTETINEVFELRYQVYCIDRPFEDPDCFADKREHDAYDPRSVHGLIRHRISGDGVAAVRLVMAGDHPGAGDFPMEGPCIHRMDRDTQNAIAGVPREQIAEISRMAVSREFRRRLNEEKEVSGISEPAYYRDSENGRRAMPYISLGLFAAILQMSIKNGITHWMAVMEPAQLRLLKRFGVEFDHVGPAMEYHGRRCPAFTEAATLVERMKVNRPDVWSLITDDGRYLPAKPNTVGYVQNERNVA, encoded by the coding sequence ATGCAAACAGGGTTTGCACTTCAGCAGAAAGCAGAACAAACACACACAGATCTGACAGATATAGATGTCAGTACCATATTCAACTCGGTATTCAGTGTTCAGCTAGCTACCTCTACTGAAACAATTAACGAGGTGTTTGAACTTCGGTATCAGGTTTACTGCATCGACCGGCCTTTCGAAGACCCTGATTGCTTCGCAGATAAACGCGAACATGATGCATACGATCCCAGATCCGTCCACGGCCTGATCCGGCATCGAATATCCGGAGACGGCGTCGCTGCTGTGCGTCTCGTCATGGCTGGCGATCACCCGGGCGCCGGGGATTTCCCTATGGAAGGGCCTTGTATCCACAGAATGGACCGAGACACTCAGAACGCTATCGCTGGCGTCCCTCGCGAGCAGATCGCAGAAATATCCAGAATGGCCGTCAGCCGGGAGTTCCGGAGACGCCTTAACGAAGAAAAAGAAGTTTCGGGCATCAGTGAACCCGCCTATTACAGGGATTCAGAAAATGGCAGGCGGGCCATGCCATACATCAGCCTGGGGCTTTTCGCGGCCATCCTCCAGATGTCCATTAAAAATGGAATAACCCACTGGATGGCTGTCATGGAACCTGCCCAACTGCGGCTTCTGAAGCGGTTTGGTGTGGAGTTTGATCATGTAGGCCCGGCGATGGAGTACCACGGCCGTCGGTGCCCTGCTTTCACCGAAGCGGCAACACTGGTTGAGCGCATGAAGGTGAACCGCCCGGATGTCTGGTCACTGATTACAGACGACGGGCGATACCTGCCGGCGAAACCGAACACCGTCGGATATGTGCAAAATGAAAGGAATGTTGCCTGA
- a CDS encoding FAD-binding oxidoreductase, translating into MTSTSIETAIAEWSTLLGESGVVAAGTESYGASTTGTNRSIPAVLRPKNQEQVAAVLKIAQRCKVAVYPVSTGNNWGYGSANPVEDDCVILDLGRLNRISNFDSEMGVVTVQPGVTQGALREFLDQHDGNYLVPVTGAGPTCSILGNALERGYGITPITDHFAAVTKIEAILPDGTLYQTPLSQLGGSEVDGLFKWGLGPYLDGLFSQGNFGVVVNMTIALAPVPETVTAFFFSTKDDAKLEALVPTVRAVLRTLGGSVVAINLLNSQRMLSMMAPFPDDKAVDGVLPAQEVARMASSHGVPAWSGVGAIYASKEVARATRRTLRRLLGPVTDRLIFINQRKVDVAKNISRLLPGKLATRVKGMADTLSGALQIMHGAPNDVALALAYWRSGTLPQAGQAKNPARDGCGLIWFAPLVPIRGKDVRRYINMVETVCPQYGINPLITLTTVNDRCFDSTVPLLFDRNNADATARANDCYRALFEAGQKEGFLPYRLNIDAMDIMNTGGSGFAGLASQLKAAVDPNSILAPGRYVPRIKHSEV; encoded by the coding sequence GTGACAAGCACATCTATCGAGACTGCAATCGCTGAATGGAGCACTCTCCTCGGGGAGTCCGGAGTCGTTGCTGCCGGCACGGAAAGCTATGGCGCCTCGACAACAGGAACAAATCGCTCAATTCCGGCGGTACTCCGGCCGAAGAATCAGGAGCAGGTAGCGGCAGTTCTTAAAATCGCCCAACGTTGCAAGGTCGCGGTTTACCCAGTGAGCACAGGCAATAACTGGGGTTACGGAAGCGCCAACCCGGTCGAAGACGATTGCGTTATTCTCGATCTTGGCCGGCTAAACCGTATTTCCAACTTTGATTCCGAAATGGGTGTGGTCACTGTCCAGCCTGGTGTTACCCAAGGCGCCTTAAGAGAATTCCTTGATCAGCATGATGGAAACTATCTCGTTCCGGTAACGGGTGCTGGGCCCACCTGCAGTATTCTGGGCAACGCCCTTGAACGGGGCTACGGCATTACCCCGATTACTGACCATTTCGCGGCGGTAACGAAGATAGAGGCCATTCTTCCCGACGGTACCCTTTACCAAACGCCTCTGAGCCAACTTGGCGGTTCAGAAGTCGACGGTCTTTTCAAATGGGGTCTGGGGCCTTATCTCGACGGGCTTTTCAGCCAGGGGAACTTCGGTGTAGTTGTGAACATGACGATCGCCCTTGCGCCAGTTCCTGAAACGGTAACCGCATTTTTCTTTTCCACAAAAGACGACGCAAAGCTGGAAGCACTGGTTCCCACTGTGAGGGCTGTTCTGCGAACGCTGGGTGGATCGGTGGTGGCCATTAACCTGCTCAACAGCCAGCGCATGCTCTCAATGATGGCCCCCTTCCCGGACGACAAGGCCGTCGATGGGGTATTACCGGCCCAGGAAGTAGCACGTATGGCGAGTAGCCATGGTGTTCCAGCCTGGAGTGGGGTCGGAGCAATCTACGCATCCAAAGAGGTGGCCCGGGCTACCCGTCGTACGCTACGCAGACTTCTCGGCCCTGTTACCGACCGCCTTATCTTTATCAATCAACGAAAGGTGGATGTCGCGAAAAATATCTCACGCCTGCTTCCGGGAAAATTGGCTACGCGGGTTAAGGGCATGGCTGACACGCTCTCAGGGGCACTGCAAATCATGCACGGCGCTCCAAATGATGTTGCACTTGCACTCGCATACTGGCGTTCAGGCACCCTCCCCCAAGCCGGGCAAGCCAAAAACCCTGCCCGGGATGGTTGTGGACTCATCTGGTTCGCGCCACTGGTCCCGATACGGGGCAAGGATGTTCGCCGCTATATCAACATGGTCGAAACAGTTTGCCCCCAGTACGGTATCAACCCGCTGATTACGCTGACGACAGTGAACGATCGTTGCTTCGATTCCACTGTGCCCCTGCTCTTTGACCGTAACAACGCGGATGCAACAGCCCGGGCCAATGACTGCTATCGCGCGCTGTTCGAAGCCGGGCAAAAAGAAGGATTTCTGCCCTATCGCCTTAACATCGACGCAATGGACATTATGAATACCGGCGGCTCTGGTTTCGCCGGGCTTGCCAGCCAGTTGAAAGCGGCTGTCGATCCGAATTCCATCCTGGCACCAGGACGTTACGTACCCAGAATAAAGCATTCCGAGGTCTGA
- a CDS encoding exosortase/archaeosortase family protein has product MLGKTLDNLSLSRPYLIATAIAVLIFYPTWIRLAEAWFEFEQVLAHGLVTAIIFLGLLLIHPPQHTAPLTQIKPYHLAGAVLLILTTLIWGLLELVRIDTLAYLLLPAGLITTTWALLGLGRALKFLPYVLLLSLSLPVWADLVPALVDLASVIVGSWVGWFGMTALIEGNSISLPYGRLLIADGCSGIRYFAISLLLAMMMAILNDYRWRGWLITLLAAATLGLIANWVRITILVVVAYETDMQSEMLADHETMGWMVFGAFILPALYFSPVRRRVKTAALPADGSIYKSGIAAIAVAIILGPMALAFAHSTATQKPLWVIDLPEFRQTQPGKLPLPISLPGNLEQQVWRSGSTWISFAQNQKKGAEEKLVPYLPQLFDKSVWHVEKQLEPGISVYRNILTRNRVLVAQQYMVGSQSSWSYRNAKLLQIPAALTGETRFALITAQTLCGPRDCTDALPEIRSAMALIEQQTHSI; this is encoded by the coding sequence ATGTTAGGGAAGACGTTAGACAATCTCTCTCTCTCCAGGCCTTACCTGATCGCTACCGCAATAGCGGTGCTGATCTTTTATCCCACATGGATAAGGCTCGCGGAAGCATGGTTTGAGTTCGAGCAGGTTCTGGCCCACGGTCTTGTAACCGCCATTATTTTTCTTGGCCTTTTGTTGATCCATCCTCCCCAACATACCGCCCCCTTAACACAGATAAAACCTTACCACCTTGCTGGCGCAGTGCTGTTAATCCTTACAACCCTGATATGGGGGCTGCTGGAACTGGTTCGCATCGATACCCTGGCCTACCTGTTGCTCCCTGCAGGGCTAATCACCACTACCTGGGCCCTACTGGGGCTGGGTCGGGCACTGAAGTTTCTCCCCTACGTACTCCTGCTATCGCTTTCACTGCCTGTCTGGGCGGACCTGGTTCCAGCCCTTGTGGATCTGGCAAGCGTCATAGTGGGGAGCTGGGTTGGGTGGTTCGGGATGACAGCACTTATTGAAGGGAACAGCATCAGCCTGCCCTATGGCCGCCTTCTCATTGCTGACGGCTGCTCAGGGATAAGATATTTCGCAATCTCCCTTCTGCTGGCAATGATGATGGCCATCCTCAACGACTACCGCTGGCGTGGCTGGCTGATCACCCTGCTGGCAGCAGCGACGCTCGGCCTCATCGCTAACTGGGTACGCATTACCATCCTCGTCGTCGTCGCCTACGAAACTGACATGCAAAGCGAGATGCTTGCGGATCACGAAACCATGGGCTGGATGGTGTTTGGCGCCTTCATCCTTCCAGCACTGTACTTTTCGCCAGTTCGCCGACGGGTAAAAACCGCTGCTCTGCCTGCGGATGGCAGCATTTATAAAAGCGGCATTGCTGCGATTGCCGTCGCAATTATTCTTGGCCCGATGGCTCTCGCATTTGCTCACAGCACAGCTACCCAAAAACCTCTGTGGGTAATAGACCTCCCGGAATTCCGGCAGACCCAGCCAGGGAAATTACCATTGCCCATCTCTCTTCCCGGTAATCTGGAACAGCAAGTCTGGCGCTCTGGCAGCACCTGGATATCATTCGCACAGAATCAGAAAAAAGGTGCTGAAGAAAAGCTGGTTCCCTATTTACCTCAGTTATTCGACAAGTCAGTCTGGCATGTTGAAAAACAGCTTGAGCCGGGCATCAGTGTTTATCGAAATATCCTGACCAGAAATAGAGTACTGGTGGCCCAACAGTATATGGTTGGTTCACAAAGCAGCTGGAGCTACCGTAACGCCAAGCTACTGCAGATTCCGGCCGCACTCACAGGTGAAACACGCTTTGCTTTGATAACCGCACAAACACTCTGCGGCCCCAGAGACTGCACAGATGCCCTCCCCGAAATACGCTCCGCAATGGCCTTGATTGAACAACAAACGCATTCAATTTAA